The following proteins come from a genomic window of Lineus longissimus chromosome 18, tnLinLong1.2, whole genome shotgun sequence:
- the LOC135502535 gene encoding uncharacterized protein LOC135502535 isoform X3, translated as MMDVLLCGSGNKKKIRKSYSFTYGTRPWIRKRETRVLTEMGEGAVSRKSALAPLRPESGQTPFYSKSGILPIYDSTESLDSNKRASATIKIKHLHRLCDLSRFPKLDDCAHFHYDQVELLEIKVALTTENQENIHLHSSETENDPTFHVNVSSGGKLWMVRRTYENFRLLDKQLHKCIFDRKFSQLPEIPKGDVWVSEGMECLQTKLADYLMRFTAIAGNMINCGPILNWLEMDNRGNRLMVTQESAINTPAIAAAHVVKRYNARAQDEISFEVGDIISVIDMPPPEDTMWWRGKRGFEVGFFPCECVEIIGDQVPQAMVSRIPQTPGKPGEVLAPTGSKRAKLDEERILRKRGKLISFLRMFFSTRPNRNLLKQSGIFKERVFGCDLGEHLLNTSQNVPLVLKCCSEAIEEFGVVDGIYRLSGVSSNIQRLRLAFDENREPDLTAEEYQQDIHCISSLLKMYFRELPNPLLTYQLYDKFASAIQDHDDRLMKIHDIVQQLPPPHYRTSQYLFRHLATVAASGADTGMHPKNLAIVWAPNLLRSKELESGGGAAALQGVGLQAVVTEFLIRYADLIFSDKMPAFSVGDKPVGQKRARPKSLAISTPTKLLSLEEARERALGTGNSPPNSQKFIEVGGGPSNLPEKYHTVIEVPGRDPSPEGSRKRSSSVKGKKSQGSWKNFFTRKQNPKSKRKGSAPNPGSFYAQTTEKALTEDDIAVRRKLRTTKSVDSIISIGSMSGRERMSPRDSAISYTENGVINVNMLQMERKVPLTMSAPGRKVHKRARSLPECSFEKKITMIIDDTDDENDVMHNGDVFVDDDTVFVDVHAQGDDKLTSDLGDIMIAQAAAEIAGKTQLMTANEEKMIDTLDHGGSPEMPGLSASAPVTLGPLSMEMSIDDLSLTWSDFSGQQDMLSPDGDGFESFLRSVTGGDATHDKHAETHVTSPSKRSGSMTSLDHLRLPPGGSYQKLQRSPSDDIFPMEITETMDDNDQPNNDLVLTAKSQAQHNVRVRSYSSSAHWAQKDDDITDDSEKCPPEKTVSPLSRHLSLPSDIERSLETMVDQDFGSDVLSSCTPSDAERTLAKSLDDQHLIQVTAIVHDEGVAIDTPSPTDEPRYDSHIPGADSGLSHGSEIHQNTNGTTVERESQGVEQRTTLESAFGSHVTDSGYASSLPMSTHLVPFTPDTDTEVDLETEKSKNNMNIGEGMLDSIGDQITSDLNEMESRPVRKSRSYEKAISSGEGLDYEFSDTESKRASMLEDVEEVSENSSSTVTDVCVESERLNSGKIFVKEKGSRSSVSDQEIIIDYPPLQGEAKDGNQDDSTIVGDQARSEYVECKTGNFHMVERRQSAGKDAAEGTVDHKDNFERSFEETLDSLSPHDNRFSLEMADLLPPGQEGIQMNADVGESDVDNLPPSQKVAKKPLEKQKSTESEPIRGVLERKGSKMSCATPSSISPDPMSIHLVDEICEIYEQTKRQSGLFETRTEEVAPPYDSPEHDFRTLPSKPGVKSPVHEVRVLVAGKLSSEYSPPEEGPATDVEAISEETSTVEEDSTTPELAILIPDEDTTASLESPMDDLEPFAVEVRPEDLGQLKEGSLNLEVSVETKTIPECEVDVVDAQYAEQLEESLDVLEETSDRWRRSGSQEVHAEHVATHRLSAELDQMLVEKRDDEVALEKIIQTIEHAETVLDEAASQMVSEDEVSVTTEQTEVPGSPSPGTSEVETPTAEPAVAPMKGTITALIEPEDISLTASFDSFELDAPMMPSETTSMATIPSPDIVAPKAEPEDSLTPSSESPEDGTPTKQVYEVTPGPLVIEHEEVTTETQPKSQDVAESVKPSDTQPMLNQADIMSTSLPPMHLEYDHHDNKTTSAHETQKPEPEFVKDVEVRSESLPRKSSRLPQTQEESKLPVPVKTPPSIPKRSKSPTSIVNQIDWISRDRAKSKEKEVPTKVEGLSKFGFREKTGSESGERRHSRSQLSWERCADPESKPSWQKSPEPEKVTRPSWKKSPEPEKVVRPSWQKAPSPEPEQEPKVQQQRSPEQESPTDKTDPVHPEWKPREAIRLSTSRFKNVKPLLSCLDPEEHESLAPLITSPPPGGVAPFQDTADKDDSTDDVFLPKQEKQPTEKQQPTEKTYKISASDILSKYSDDSVSPSAGRRDSGSRRPLSRGSFDGERQTPSPSKRVDEPYSTRKLIQPGWTSKREEKVKPQESALSVDTSSVETSHEPVVSPKDGFKPRERMQLSSARFSSLSSSLTGVTLDKLREPKMLSKEEKEEQAQARLSSGSMSASYPADPSAGVARIRRSKSSASDETIEKADAPASDWKGKKSQSFGQESEPVAMETSRLPRLGSKDGSKSRSDHAHNALHAKQLKTAEKLFIDESELESDIPGEKSQDAQTENTEKKTVGVKRKKSVRELLSKFESGGEDEGEQSEVAMATEEVVEDKHRSVPAVFQKPKIIRLRSLSPSKDSPLLSSKKSPEIGDKKDGEHEVMDTSPKFQRSISQGDSYSSVQGRQRSPRLSPRSDSDDAKHSTEKVSPKLRPKPSPCEIEAAKSRHRGSEGEGVDITDSDKSPNSIRNRLKLFDTSSTETSKISPDFSRFRRTSKDGEEKDADLSKSKIAKPSATFASRSQSQQFEKDQKEELAKQSHFRHKSDMSDKDSIYASHDKNRSESDSDSAEFKSRLQQPQVRTESRLSKTSSRESVSSSGSRGSNRSLGENEADSAQNVKEKFQIESRRLKPATAPGEQAKRESSNSWSSRRISGDGLQRKGNGQSDNNTVTMVTPVAVVTECLQQKKSPDDKPAAAMFGVKLRKTKRLDPETAS; from the exons CATGTGGTCAAACGATACAACGCCAGGGCGCAGGATGAAATATCATTTGAG GTGGGTGACATCATCTCGGTGATCGACATGCCGCCGCCAGAGGACACGATGTGGTGGAGAGGAAAACGAGGATTTGAGGTTGGATTCTTCCCGTGTGAATGTGTTGAAATCATTGGTGACCAGGTACCACAAGCCATGGTGTCACGCATCCCACAGACGCCAGGAAAGCCAG GAGAGGTCCTCGCACCTACAG GGTCTAAGAGAGCTAAACTTGACGAAGAGAGAA TTTTACGAAAGCGAGGGAAGTTGATCTCATTTCTCCGGATGTTCTTCTCCACGCGACCAAACCGTAACCTGCTCAAACAGAGCGGCATATTCAAGGAGAGGGTGTTTGGCTGCGACCTTGGTGAACACTTACTTAATACCAGCCAAAACG TTCCATTGGTGCTAAAATGCTGCTCCGAGGCCATCGAGGAGTTTGGGGTCGTCGATGGTATCTACCGGCTGTCTGGCGTCTCGTCTAATATACAACGACTAAG ATTAGCGTTTGATGAGAACCGGGAACCTGACCTGACGGCCGAGGAATACCAGCAAGACATTCATTGTATTAGTTCGCTACTTAAGATGTATTTCCGGGAGCTTCCAAACCCACTCCTCACCTATCAACTGTATGATAAATTTGCT AGTGCAATCCAAGATCACGACGATCGATTGATGAAGATACATGACATCGTCCAGCAGCTGCCTCCCCCTCATTATAG GACTAGTCAATACTTATTCCGCCATCTTGCCACTGTCGCTGCGTCTGGTGCTGATACGGGAATGCATCCTAAAAATCTCGCAATCGTTTGGGCACCAAATCTGCTCCG GTCCAAGGAGTTGGAATCGGGTGGTGGTGCTGCGGCTCTACAGGGTGTTGGTCTCCAGGCAGTCGTGACTGAGTTCCTCATACGTTACGCTGACTTGATATTCAGTGATAAAATGCCAGCTTTCTCTGTCGGTGATAAACCTG TCGGCCAGAAGCGAGCACGTCCAAAATCTCTCGCCATCTCCACACCAACCAAACTTCTCTCGCTGGAGGAGGCCCGGGAACGTGCCCTGGGGACAGGCAACTCGCCACCAAACTCACAGAAGTTTATAGAAGTTGGTGGCGGGCCTTCGAATCTGCCGGAGAAATACCACACGGTCATTGAGGTGCCAGGGAG GGATCCGTCACCAGAGGGCAGTAG AAAACGCTCGAGCTCGGTGAAGGGGAAGAAAAGCCAGGGAAGCTGGAAGAACTTCTTCACGCGGAAACAGAACCCCAAGAGTAAACGGAAAGGGAGCGCCCCCA ATCCCGGCTCATTCTACGCTCAAACAACGGAGAAAGCACTGACAGAGGATGACATCGCAGTCAGACGGAAACTGCGCACAACAAAAAGTGTTGATTCCATCATCTCGATTGGGTCAATGTCCGGCCGGGAGAGGATGTCACCAAGAGATTCTGCCATATCATATACAG AGAATGGCGTCATCAACGTCAACATGCTCCAAATGGAACGTAAGGTGCCCTTAACGATGAGTGCGCCTGGGCGTAAGGTTCATAAGCGGGCCAGATCGTTACCCGAGTgtagttttgagaaaaaaatcacgATGATAATCGACGACACGGATgatgaaaatgacgtcatgcatAATGGCGATGTTTTTGTTGACGACGACACTGTGTTTGTTGACGTCCATGCGCAAG GTGACGACAAGTTGACCTCTGACCTCGGTGACATCATGATCGCACAAGCTGCCGCGGAGATCGCTGGGAAAACACAGCTGATGACGGCAAATGAGGAGAAGATGATTGATACGTTGGATCATGGTGGGTCGCCGGAGATGCCAGGCTTGTCTGCGTCTGCTCCCGTTACCCTGGGCCCCCTCTCCATGGAGATGTCCATAGATGACCTCTCTCTCACCTGGAGCGACTTCTCGGGTCAGCAGGACATGCTCTCACCAGATGGCGATGGCTTTGAATCATTCTTACGCTCGGTAACCGGTGGCGACGCTACACATGATAAACATGCTGAAACTCATGTGACCTCACCAAGCAAACGATCAGGATCTATGACAAGTCTCGATCACCTACGTCTGCCCCCTGGTGGTAGCTATCAGAAACTACAACGATCGCCGTCAGATGATATCTTCCCGATGGAAATCACTGAAACAATGGACGATAATGATCAACCAAACAATGATTTAGTATTAACTGCTAAGTCTCAAGCACAGCATAATGTCCGCGTGCGAAGTTACTCCTCGAGCGCACATTGGGCACAAAAAGACGATGATATTACTGATGATTCAGAGAAATGTCCGCCAGAAAAAACAGTCTCACCGTTATCGCGGCACCTGAGCTTGCCATCAGATATTGAGCGGTCACTTGAGACTATGGTTGATCAAGACTTTGGGTCGGACGTGTTGTCCTCATGTACGCCAAGTGATGCTGAGCGCACCCTTGCCAAATCTCTCGATGATCAACATCTAATTCAAGTCACTGCCATCGTCCATGATGAGGGCGTTGCCATAGATACACCCTCACCAACGGACGAGCCCAGGTATGACTCACATATTCCTGGAGCTGACTCGGGACTGTCGCACGGAAGTGAAATACATCAGAACACAAATGGGACCACTGTGGAGAGAGAATCACAAGGTGTTGAACAAAGGACTACTTTAGAGTCTGCGTTTGGTTCGCATGTGACAGATTCTGGTTACGCCTCCTCTCTACCAATGTCAACACATCTGGTGCCGTTCACCCCTGATACGGATACGGAAGTCGATCTGGAAACAGAAAAATCAAAAAACAATATGAATATAGGCGAGGGTATGTTAGACTCGATTGGTGATCAGATCACTAGTGATTTGAACGAGATGGAGTCTCGCCCCGTCCGTAAGAGTCGCAGTTATGAGAAAGCAATCTCAAGCGGTGAAGGTTTGGATTATGAGTTCAGTGACACTGAGTCAAAGCGTGCGAGCATGCTCGAGGATGTTGAGGAGGTTTCAGAGAATTCCTCGAGTACCGTCACAGATGTCTGTGTGGAATCAGAACGTCTCAATTCAGGGAAAATCTTTGTGAAGGAGAAAGGTTCAAGGTCGTCTGTCAGCGATCAGGAAATCATCATCGATTATCCACCATTACAGGGTGAAGCTAAAGATGGTAATCAGGATGATAGCACCATCGTTGGAGATCAGGCCAGGTCTGAATATGTTGAGTGTAAGACGGGAAACTTCCACATGGTTGAACGGAGACAGTCAGCCGGTAAGGATGCAGCAGAAGGTACTGTTGATCACAAGGATAACTTTGAACGCTCGTTTGAAGAGACTCTCGACTCCCTGAGTCCACACGATAATCGCTTCTCACTTGAGATGGCAGACCTTTTACCCCCAGGTCAAGAAGGCATTCAGATGAATGCAGATGTCGGTGAAAGTGATGTTGACAACCTGCCACCGTCACAGAAGGTTGCTAAGAAACCACTTGAGAAACAAAAGAGTACAGAATCTGAACCTATCCGCGGTGTGTTGGAGCGCAAAGGTTCCAAGATGTCATGCGCTACACCATCAAGTATCTCACCTGATCCCATGAGTATACATCTCGTCGATGAGATCTGTGAAATATACGAACAAACAAAGCGCCAATCTGGGTTGTTTGAGACTAGAACTGAAGAGGTGGCTCCACCTTATGACAGCCCTGAACATGACTTTCGAACTCTTCCTTCGAAACCGGGGGTGAAGAGCCCGGTACATGAGGTGAGAGTTTTAGTTGCTGGTAAGCTGTCGTCAGAGTATAGCCCGCCTGAGGAGGGCCCGGCCACAGATGTGGAAGCTATATCAGAGGAAACGTCTACAGTCGAGGAAGACTCAACAACACCTGAGCTGGCTATACTCATCCCTGATGAAGATACGACAGCCTCCTTGGAATCCCCCATGGATGACTTGGAGCCCTTTGCTGTAGAAGTGCGCCCGGAAGATCTAGGTCAGCTGAAAGAAGGCAGTTTGAATCTTGAGGTTTCTGTGGAAACAAAGACGATACCTGAATGTGAAGTTGATGTAGTTGATGCGCAGTATGCTGAACAGTTGGAGGAATCGTTAGATGTGTTAGAGGAGACAAGTGATAGGTGGCGTCGCTCAGGAAGTCAAGAAGTTCATGCAGAACACGTGGCTACGCATCGTCTTTCAGCAGAATTGGATCAGATGTTGGTCGAGAAACGTGATGACGAGGTTGCACTGGAAAAAATCATCCAAACCATCGAACATGCAGAGACTGTTCTGGACGAAGCTGCTTCTCAGATGGTATCTGAGGATGAGGTCTCAGTCACCACAGAACAGACTGAGGTCCCTGGGTCGCCGAGTCCCGGGACGTCTGAGGTAGAAACACCGACGGCAGAACCAGCAGTCGCACCGATGAAGGGAACAATCACTGCTCTGATTGAACCTGAGGACATATCGCTTACAGCAAGTTTTGATTCGTTTGAATTAGATGCTCCCATGATGCCCTCTGAGACGACGTCCATGGCGACGATACCAAGTCCCGATATTGTTGCACCGAAGGCCGAACCTGAGGACTCCTTGACACCGAGTTCTGAATCTCCTGAAGATGGTACACCCACCAAGCAAGTATATGAAGTCACTCCTGGGCCTCTGGTCATAGAACATGAAGAGGTCACTACTGAAACCCAGCCGAAATCTCAGGATGTCGCAGAATCTGTCAAACCATCAGACACACAGCCCATGCTCAACCAAGCAGACATTATGTCTACCAGCCTACCCCCTATGCATTTAGAGTACGATCACCATGACAACAAGACAACGTCTGCTCATGAAACTCAAAAACCTGAGCCTGAGTTTGTCAAGGACGTTGAGGTAAGATCTGAATCACTGCCAAGGAAATCATCACGTCTGCCACAAACACAGGAGGAGTCCAAGCTACCAGTTCCTGTCAAAACACCGCCATCTATACCAAAACGTAGCAAGTCACCGACCTCCATCGTTAATCAGATTGATTGGATATCTCGGGACAGAGCAAAGTCGAAAGAGAAGGAAGTTCCAACCAAAGTGGAAGGTTTGTCAAAGTTTGGTTTCCGGGAGAAGACGGGTTCTGAGAGTGGCGAGCGCCGACATTCACGCTCACAGTTGTCATGGGAACGATGTGCAGATCCTGAGTCGAAACCTTCCTGGCAGAAATCACCAGAGCCTGAGAAGGTGACGCGGCCATCGTGGAAAAAGTCCCCAGAACCTGAGAAAGTTGTGCGGCCATCTTGGCAGAAGGCGCCAAGTCCTGAACCAGAGCAGGAACCCAAGGTACAGCAGCAACGGTCACCAGAGCAAGAATCACCAACAGACAAAACTGATCCCGTACATCCGGAATGGAAACCAAGAGAAGCCATCAGGTTATCCACGTCCCGGTTCAAGAACGTGAAGCCGCTATTGAGCTGCCTCGATCCTGAGGAACATGAGTCGTTAGCTCCGCTCATAACATCACCACCACCAGGGGGCGTGGCACCTTTCCAAGACACTGCTGATAAAGATGATAGTACTGATGACGTCTTCCTGCCAAAACAAGAAAAACAACCAACTGAGAAACAGCAACCGACCGAGAAAACATACAAAATCTCAGCGTCTGATATTTTATCCAAATACTCCGATGATTCAGTGTCACCCTCTGCTGGAAGAAGAGATTCTGGATCTCGTCGTCCTCTGTCGCGTGGATCTTTTGATGGTGAACGCCAAACTCCGAGTCCGTCAAAGAGAGTTGATGAGCCGTATTCCACACGCAAGTTGATCCAACCTGGTTGGACTTCAAAACGAGAGGAAAAGGTTAAACCTCAAGAATCTGCCTTGTCGGTGGATACAAGTTCAGTGGAGACTTCTCATGAACCTGTGGTCTCCCCAAAAGATGGCTTTAAACCTCGAGAGAGGATGCAGCTGAGCTCAGCACGATTTTCAAGTTTGAGTTCGTCGTTGACTGGTGTGACGTTGGATAAACTGCGTGAACCAAAGATGTTGAGTAAGGAAGAGAAGGAAGAGCAAGCTCAGGCACGTCTGTCGTCAGGCTCCATgtctgcttcctaccctgctgATCCATCTGCTGGTGTTGCTAGGATACGAAGATCAAAGTCGTCTGCCTCTGATGAAACTATTGAGAAAGCAGACGCCCCAGCTTCTGATTGGAAAGGGAAGAAATCTCAATCATTTGGACAAGAATCTGAacctgttgccatggaaacgtcGCGGTTACCAAGATTAGGGAGTAAAGATGGATCAAAGTCAAGGTCAGATCATGCTCATAATGCTTTACATGCGAAACAACTGAAAACAGCGGAAAAACTGTTTATTGATGAATCTGAATTAGAAAGTGACATTCCTGGCGAGAAATCACAAGACGCACAGACTGAAAACACCGAAAAGAAAACTGTTGGAGTGAAACGGAAAAAGAGCGTGCGAGAACTTTTGTCCAAGTTTGAGAGTGGGGGTGAAGATGAGGGTGAACAGAGTgaggttgccatggcaactgaGGAGGTCGTTGAGGACAAACACAGATCAGTGCCTGCAGTTTTCCAGAAGCCAAAAATCATACGACTTCGGTCGTTATCTCCGTCGAAAGATAGCCCACTTCTCTCGAGTAAGAAATCTCCAGAAATTGGCGATAAAAAAGATGGTGAACATGAAGTCATGGATACGAGTCCAAAATTCCAGCGGTCGATAAGTCAAGGTGACTCTTACTCTAGCGTTCAAGGTCGCCAGAGAAGTCCAAGGTTATCGCCACGGAGTGATTCCGATGATGCAAAACATTCAACTGAAAAAGTTAGTCCAAAACTTCGCCCGAAACCAAGTCCATGTGAAATAGAGGCTGCTAAGTCACGTCATCGTGGCAGTGAAGGTGAAGGTGTTGACATAACTGACAGTGATAAAAGTCCAAACTCTATCCGTAACCGCCTCAAGTTGTTTGATACATCCTCAACTGAAACTTCAAAAATAAGTCCCGACTTCTCACGTTTTCGACGAACGAGTAAAGATGGTGAAGAAAAGGACGCTGATTTGTCAAAATCTAAAATCGCCAAACCTAGCGCTACATTTGCTTCACGGAGTCAATCACAACAGTTTGAAAAGGACCAAAAGGAGGAGCTCGCAAAACAATCTCATTTCCGCCACAAAAGTGACATGTCGGACAAAGACTCAATTTATGCATCTCATGACAAAAATCGCAGTGAAAGTGACAGCGATTCTGCTGAATTTAAAAGCCGGTTACAGCAGCCGCAAGTTCGGACTGAATCTCGTCTGAGTAAGACGTCGAGTCGCGAAAGTGTTTCCAGTTCAGGAAGTCGCGGCTCTAATCGAAGTCTCGGTGAGAATGAAGCGGACTCTGCGCAAAACGTGAAAGAAAAGTTTCAAATTGAATCGCGTCGACTGAAACCTGCCACGGCGCCCGGCGAGCAGGCGAAGCGAGAAAGTTCTAATTCATGGTCATCTCGCCGCATCAGTGGTGACGGCCTGCAGAGGAAAGGCAATGGTCAGTCGGATAATAACACAGTTACTATGGTTACACCAGTTGCCGTAGTAACTGAATGTCTACAACAGAAGAAGTCACCAGACGACAAACCGGCAGCGGCTATGTTTGGTGTCAAGCTGCGCAAAACCAAACGTCTTGATCCAGAGACTGCTTCTTAA